Proteins encoded together in one Planifilum fimeticola window:
- a CDS encoding acyl-CoA dehydrogenase, translating to MNFDLTEEQNMIRKLMRDFAEGEVAPGADERDRKKEFPLEVIKKMAKLNLMGLPFPEEYGGAGADTVSFAIAVEELSRVDASVGITYSAHISLGCAPIYLFGTEEQKRRYLVPLCRGETLGAFGLTEPNAGSDAGGTRTKAEKDGDEWVINGTKCFITNASYADFVSLTAVTGRNGDKREITAFIVPTDAEGFTVNANYVKMGLHSSNTTELVLENVRVPYENVLGKIGEGFKQFLVTLDGGRIGIGAMAVGIAQGAYEAALRYAKERVQFGRSLSKFQAIQHKLADMAMNIEVARNMVYKAAWLKDQGRRFTKEASMCKLFASEMAMRVCDQAVQIHGGWGYMHDFKVERFFRDAKLTEIGEGTSEIQRNIIAREIGC from the coding sequence ATGAATTTCGACCTTACAGAAGAGCAAAACATGATTCGCAAATTGATGCGGGATTTTGCCGAGGGGGAAGTGGCTCCCGGTGCCGATGAGCGGGACCGGAAGAAGGAGTTCCCCCTGGAAGTGATAAAAAAGATGGCGAAGCTGAACCTGATGGGTTTGCCTTTTCCGGAGGAGTACGGCGGCGCCGGAGCTGACACGGTCAGTTTCGCCATCGCCGTCGAGGAGCTTTCCCGGGTGGACGCTTCGGTGGGGATCACCTATTCCGCCCACATTTCCCTGGGTTGCGCTCCCATCTACCTTTTCGGGACGGAAGAGCAGAAGCGGAGATACCTGGTACCGCTCTGCCGGGGAGAGACCCTGGGCGCCTTCGGCCTGACGGAGCCGAACGCCGGGTCGGATGCCGGGGGCACGCGGACGAAGGCGGAAAAAGACGGGGACGAGTGGGTGATCAACGGAACCAAATGCTTTATCACCAACGCGAGTTACGCCGATTTCGTCTCCCTGACGGCGGTGACGGGGCGGAATGGGGACAAGCGTGAAATCACGGCCTTCATCGTCCCCACCGACGCGGAAGGATTCACCGTCAACGCCAACTATGTGAAAATGGGACTTCACAGTTCCAACACGACGGAACTGGTTTTGGAAAACGTTCGGGTTCCCTATGAAAATGTGCTGGGGAAAATCGGCGAGGGCTTCAAGCAGTTCCTGGTCACCCTGGACGGGGGAAGAATCGGCATCGGCGCCATGGCGGTCGGCATCGCCCAGGGAGCCTATGAGGCCGCCCTCCGCTACGCCAAGGAACGGGTGCAATTCGGCCGGTCTCTGTCCAAATTCCAGGCGATTCAACACAAACTGGCGGACATGGCGATGAACATCGAAGTGGCCCGCAACATGGTATATAAGGCCGCATGGCTGAAAGACCAGGGGCGACGCTTCACCAAGGAGGCGTCCATGTGCAAATTGTTCGCCTCGGAGATGGCGATGCGCGTCTGCGACCAGGCGGTGCAGATCCACGGCGGGTGGGGATACATGCACGACTTCAAGGTGGAACGCTTTTTCCGGGACGCCAAACTGACCGAGATCGGGGAAGGGACCTCGGAAATCCAGCGCAACATCATCGCCCGGGAAATCGGGTGTTGA
- a CDS encoding AMP-binding protein, producing the protein MIHKTVGDLLDETAERYGERDAVVYSELGIRWSWLEFQKQCDRAAKGLMRLGLEKGHHLSIWATNLPEWLVTQFATGKMGAVMITVNTQYQTRELEYLLRQSDTETLILMEGFRGNSYLDMIYEICPELHESKPGELRSARLPRLKNVIFIGNERKPGMFLWEDILALGDEVSDEELRRRQASLHPDDVINMQYTSGTTGFPKGVMLTHYNIVNNARNIAECMKLSHEDRMCIPVPFFHCFGCVLGTLACVNVGATMVPIIAFDPLKVLQAVEQERCTALHGVPTMFIAELNHPDFHKYDLSSLRTGIMAGSNCPIEVMKRVVGEMGAREITIAYGQTESSPVITQTRTDDPIELRVSTVGRVLPNVEAKIVDPATGEEVPPGVQGELCTRGYHVMKGYYNMPEATKEAIDDEGWLHTGDLAVMDENGYFRITGRLKDMIIRGGENIYPREIEEFLYTHPKILDVQIVGVPDEKYGEQVAAFIRVKEGETLTFEEVRAFCEGKIARYKIPRYVFFVEEYPMTASGKIQKFRLREMAARELGMVEKSEESV; encoded by the coding sequence CTGATTCACAAGACCGTGGGAGATTTGCTGGACGAGACCGCCGAGCGATACGGGGAACGGGACGCCGTCGTGTATTCCGAACTGGGCATTCGCTGGAGCTGGTTGGAGTTTCAGAAGCAGTGCGATCGCGCGGCCAAGGGATTGATGCGTCTCGGTCTCGAGAAGGGGCATCACCTGTCGATCTGGGCGACCAATTTGCCGGAGTGGCTGGTCACCCAGTTTGCCACGGGGAAGATGGGGGCGGTCATGATCACCGTCAACACCCAGTATCAAACCCGCGAGCTGGAATATCTGCTCCGGCAGTCGGACACGGAGACGCTGATCCTGATGGAAGGGTTTCGGGGGAACAGCTATTTGGACATGATCTACGAAATCTGTCCCGAATTGCACGAGTCGAAGCCCGGAGAGCTCCGCTCCGCAAGGCTCCCCCGTCTGAAGAATGTCATCTTTATCGGTAACGAGCGGAAGCCGGGGATGTTTTTGTGGGAGGACATCCTGGCGTTGGGGGACGAGGTGAGCGACGAAGAACTTCGTCGTCGTCAAGCATCCCTCCATCCCGACGACGTGATCAACATGCAGTACACGTCCGGGACCACCGGCTTTCCCAAGGGAGTCATGCTGACCCATTACAACATCGTCAACAATGCCCGCAACATCGCCGAATGCATGAAACTGTCCCATGAAGACCGCATGTGCATCCCCGTCCCCTTCTTCCATTGCTTCGGATGCGTTCTGGGCACTCTGGCGTGCGTCAACGTGGGTGCGACGATGGTCCCGATCATCGCCTTCGATCCCCTGAAGGTGCTGCAGGCGGTGGAACAGGAGCGTTGTACGGCTCTTCACGGGGTTCCCACCATGTTCATCGCGGAGCTGAATCATCCCGATTTTCACAAATACGATTTGAGCTCCCTTCGCACGGGCATCATGGCCGGGTCCAACTGTCCCATCGAGGTGATGAAACGGGTGGTCGGCGAGATGGGAGCGAGGGAGATCACCATCGCTTACGGACAGACGGAATCCTCCCCGGTGATCACCCAGACCCGGACCGACGATCCCATTGAACTGCGCGTTTCGACGGTGGGGAGGGTGCTTCCCAACGTGGAGGCGAAAATCGTGGATCCGGCGACGGGGGAGGAGGTCCCGCCGGGCGTCCAGGGGGAGCTGTGCACCCGAGGCTATCATGTCATGAAGGGATACTACAACATGCCCGAAGCCACCAAGGAGGCCATCGACGATGAGGGATGGCTCCACACCGGCGATCTGGCGGTGATGGACGAAAACGGCTACTTCCGGATCACGGGGCGGCTGAAGGATATGATCATCCGGGGAGGCGAAAACATCTACCCCCGGGAGATCGAGGAATTTCTTTATACGCATCCGAAAATTCTGGATGTGCAGATCGTCGGCGTTCCCGACGAGAAGTACGGGGAGCAGGTGGCCGCATTCATCCGGGTCAAGGAGGGGGAAACCCTCACCTTTGAAGAAGTGCGCGCCTTCTGCGAAGGGAAGATCGCCCGGTACAAGATTCCGCGC
- a CDS encoding pyruvate, water dikinase regulatory protein, which translates to MVYVVSDSVGETAEFVVRAASSQFNGDQVEIRRVPYVDDQETIAETVQAAKEVRGMIAFTLVIPELQTFLIEEARRHQVPVVDIMGPMIDELARLFRRNPKREPGLVRKMDEEYFRRVEAIEFAVKYDDGRDPRGILRADVVLIGVSRTSKTPLSMYLAHKRLKVANVPLVPEVEPPEELFRIPAHKCIGLTIEPEYLNTIRRERLKSLGLTSQASYASMERILEELEYAEGIMKKVGCPVIDVSRKAVEETANIVLDILRRGGRQS; encoded by the coding sequence GTGGTATATGTTGTTTCCGATTCCGTGGGGGAGACCGCCGAATTTGTCGTGCGGGCGGCTTCCAGCCAGTTTAACGGGGATCAGGTGGAGATTCGCCGGGTTCCCTACGTGGATGACCAGGAGACGATCGCCGAAACGGTTCAGGCGGCGAAGGAAGTCCGGGGGATGATCGCCTTTACCCTGGTCATTCCCGAACTGCAGACCTTTTTGATCGAAGAGGCCAGGCGCCACCAGGTGCCCGTCGTCGACATCATGGGCCCGATGATCGATGAGCTGGCCAGGCTGTTCCGGCGCAATCCGAAGCGGGAGCCGGGCCTTGTGCGCAAAATGGACGAGGAGTATTTTCGGCGGGTTGAGGCGATCGAGTTTGCCGTCAAATACGACGACGGCCGGGATCCCAGGGGGATTCTCCGGGCGGATGTCGTGTTGATCGGGGTTTCCCGCACTTCCAAAACCCCCTTGTCCATGTATTTGGCGCACAAGAGGCTGAAGGTGGCCAACGTTCCGCTGGTGCCGGAAGTGGAGCCGCCTGAGGAGCTGTTCCGCATCCCGGCGCACAAATGCATCGGTTTGACGATCGAGCCGGAGTATCTGAACACCATTCGCCGGGAGCGACTCAAATCCCTGGGGCTGACGTCTCAGGCCAGCTATGCCAGCATGGAACGCATCCTCGAGGAGCTGGAATACGCCGAGGGGATCATGAAAAAAGTGGGCTGTCCCGTCATCGACGTGTCCCGCAAGGCGGTCGAAGAGACGGCCAATATCGTGCTGGACATTCTTCGCAGGGGAGGTCGTCAATCTTGA
- the rpoD gene encoding RNA polymerase sigma factor RpoD codes for MDAEPDLSLEQVQEQLIDLGKKRGVLTYKEIMEKMSSFEQDSQQIDEFFERLGEQGVEVINENEVDDDEDILFSHEEESTGEDSELLDDDLSVPPGVKINDPVRMYLKEIGRVPLLTAEEEVELAKRIEQGDEEAKRRLAEANLRLVVSIAKRYVGRGMLFLDLIQEGNMGLIKAVEKFDYRKGYKFSTYATWWIRQAITRAIADQARTIRIPVHMVETINKLIRVSRQLLQELGREPTPEEIAKEMNLSPEKVREIMKIAQEPVSLETPIGEEDDSHLGDFIPDDDIQAPADAAAYELLKEQLKEVLDTLSDREENVLRLRFGLDDGRTRTLEEVGKVFGVTRERIRQIEAKALRKLRHPSRSKRLKDFLE; via the coding sequence ATGGACGCTGAACCGGATCTTTCGCTGGAGCAGGTGCAGGAGCAGCTGATCGATCTCGGAAAGAAGCGGGGCGTTTTAACCTATAAAGAGATCATGGAGAAGATGTCTTCCTTCGAACAGGATTCGCAGCAGATCGATGAATTCTTCGAGCGTCTCGGCGAGCAAGGGGTCGAAGTGATCAACGAGAACGAAGTGGATGATGACGAGGATATTCTCTTCTCCCATGAGGAGGAATCCACCGGGGAAGATAGCGAGCTGTTGGACGATGACCTCAGCGTGCCGCCCGGGGTGAAGATCAACGACCCGGTTCGCATGTACCTCAAAGAAATCGGCCGTGTTCCTCTGCTCACCGCCGAGGAGGAAGTGGAGCTGGCGAAGCGGATCGAACAGGGCGACGAGGAAGCGAAGCGCCGTCTGGCAGAGGCCAACCTGCGTTTGGTGGTGAGCATCGCCAAGCGGTATGTCGGTCGGGGCATGCTGTTTTTGGACCTGATCCAGGAAGGGAATATGGGCCTGATCAAAGCGGTGGAGAAATTCGATTACCGCAAAGGGTACAAATTCAGCACCTATGCCACGTGGTGGATTCGCCAGGCGATTACCCGGGCGATTGCCGATCAGGCTCGGACCATTCGCATCCCCGTCCACATGGTGGAGACCATCAACAAATTGATCCGCGTTTCCCGCCAGCTGCTGCAGGAGCTGGGGCGGGAACCCACTCCGGAAGAGATCGCCAAGGAGATGAATCTCAGCCCCGAGAAGGTGCGGGAAATCATGAAGATCGCCCAGGAGCCGGTCTCCCTGGAGACCCCGATCGGGGAAGAGGACGATTCGCATCTCGGGGATTTCATCCCGGACGACGACATTCAGGCGCCTGCCGATGCCGCTGCCTACGAGCTGTTGAAGGAACAGCTGAAGGAAGTCTTGGACACCCTGTCTGACCGCGAGGAGAACGTCCTTCGCCTCCGGTTCGGGTTGGACGACGGGCGCACCCGCACGCTGGAGGAAGTGGGCAAGGTGTTCGGCGTCACCCGGGAGCGGATTCGCCAGATCGAAGCCAAGGCCCTGCGCAAATTGCGCCACCCCAGTCGCAGCAAGCGCCTGAAAGATTTTCTGGAGTGA
- a CDS encoding helix-turn-helix transcriptional regulator translates to MTQSTFARWRGCGAIELTKRQEMILQIVKDEGPITGEQIAEKLNLTRATLRPDLAILTMAGFLDARPRVGYFYVGKTANQLFVEHVRKLKVKDYKSRPVVVTEELSVYDAICTMFLEDVGTLFVVKDGGRLAGVVSRKDLLKIALGKQDLQAIPVSVVMTRMPNIITCSQEDTLYEAASKLMRNQVDALPVVRPMEDGEGLEVVGRITKTTITKAFVELGQESVL, encoded by the coding sequence ATGACACAATCTACCTTCGCCCGTTGGAGGGGGTGTGGGGCGATCGAACTGACCAAACGACAGGAGATGATTTTGCAGATCGTCAAGGATGAGGGGCCGATCACGGGCGAGCAGATTGCCGAAAAGCTGAACCTGACGCGCGCAACGCTTCGTCCCGATCTCGCCATCTTGACGATGGCCGGCTTTTTGGATGCCCGTCCCCGGGTTGGATATTTTTATGTCGGAAAGACGGCCAACCAACTCTTCGTGGAACATGTCCGCAAGCTGAAGGTGAAGGATTACAAATCGAGGCCCGTCGTCGTGACGGAGGAACTTTCCGTGTACGACGCCATTTGCACCATGTTTCTGGAGGATGTGGGGACGCTGTTTGTGGTGAAGGATGGAGGACGGCTGGCGGGGGTGGTTTCCCGGAAGGATCTTTTGAAAATCGCTCTGGGCAAGCAGGATTTGCAGGCGATTCCCGTCAGTGTGGTGATGACCCGAATGCCCAACATCATCACGTGCAGTCAGGAGGATACCCTGTACGAAGCCGCATCCAAACTGATGCGCAATCAGGTGGACGCATTGCCGGTCGTTCGCCCCATGGAAGATGGTGAAGGCCTGGAAGTGGTGGGCCGCATCACCAAAACGACCATTACAAAGGCTTTTGTCGAGTTGGGGCAGGAATCCGTCTTATAA
- the ppdK gene encoding pyruvate, phosphate dikinase, whose product MSKKVVYRFDEGRGDMKRLLGGKGANLAEMTRHGLPVPPGFTITTEACLDYYAAGRRLTQEVLDQMEQAVADLEQRTGKGLGDPERPLLVSVRSGAVISMPGMMDTVLNLGLNDETVEGLARMTGNPRFAYDSYRRFIQMFGDVVLGIDHYLFERIIDERKEERGLKQDPELAAEDWQWVIERYKALVKRETKESFPQDPKEQLRRAVIAVFDSWNNQRAVIYRKIHKIPDHLGTAVNVQMMVFGNMGEDSGTGVAFTRNPSTGEKVLYGEFLTNAQGEDVVAGLRTPEPISALKRRMPGIYEQFREITDRLERHYRDMQDIEFTVERGTLYILQTRSGKRTAHAAVKIAVDLTKEGIIDRETALLRVDPDQLNQLLHRRIDPEAQLDVLTKGLPASPGAASGKVVFDADTAEQLARDGEKVILVRPETTPEDIHGILASQGILTSRGGMTSHAAVVARGMGKPCICGCEELRIDLRKKEFRVGETVVREGDLLSIDGGTGQVIRGEVPLIDPELSGEFQEILAWADEIRTLKVRANADNPEDAAKARRFGAEGIGLCRTEHMFMEASRVPIVQEMILAETPEQRQEALDKLLPMQLEDFKGIFREMAGLPVTIRLLDPPLHEFLPNLEDLLAEVTRLRLDPESDPQELKSKETLLGKVKALHEFNPMMGHRGCRLGLSHPEIYAMQAEAIFRAAAELIKEGVSVQPEVMIPLVGHVNELKELRRLVEETARRVMEETGCQISYTVGTMIEVPRAALTADAIAEEAEFFSFGTNDLTQMTFAFSRDDAEGKFLHSYLDRKLLPDNPFMTLDTEGVGKLVRMGVELGRRVKPELKAGICGEHGGDARSIAFCHEVGLDYVSCSPFRIPPARLAAAQIAVQSSRKAQQG is encoded by the coding sequence TTGAGCAAAAAGGTGGTTTACCGGTTTGATGAGGGTCGCGGCGATATGAAGCGGCTTTTGGGCGGAAAAGGGGCCAATCTTGCGGAGATGACCCGGCATGGCCTGCCGGTCCCCCCGGGTTTCACCATCACGACGGAGGCTTGCCTCGACTATTATGCGGCCGGACGCCGGCTGACCCAAGAGGTGCTCGACCAGATGGAGCAGGCGGTTGCGGACCTGGAACAGCGGACCGGCAAGGGGCTCGGGGATCCGGAACGGCCGTTGCTCGTCTCCGTCCGTTCGGGAGCGGTCATTTCCATGCCGGGAATGATGGATACGGTGCTCAACCTGGGTCTGAACGACGAGACGGTGGAGGGGCTTGCCCGCATGACGGGAAATCCCCGCTTCGCCTACGATTCCTACCGCCGATTCATCCAGATGTTCGGCGATGTGGTTCTGGGCATCGATCATTATCTCTTTGAACGGATCATCGACGAGCGGAAAGAGGAGAGGGGTCTCAAGCAGGATCCGGAGCTTGCGGCGGAAGATTGGCAGTGGGTGATCGAGCGTTACAAGGCCCTGGTCAAAAGGGAAACGAAGGAATCCTTCCCTCAGGATCCCAAGGAGCAGCTGCGACGGGCGGTCATCGCGGTCTTTGACTCCTGGAACAACCAGCGGGCCGTCATCTACCGAAAGATTCACAAGATCCCGGACCACCTGGGTACGGCGGTCAATGTGCAGATGATGGTTTTCGGCAATATGGGGGAAGATTCGGGGACGGGAGTGGCGTTCACCCGAAATCCCTCCACCGGTGAGAAGGTCCTGTACGGGGAGTTTCTGACCAATGCCCAGGGAGAAGACGTGGTGGCCGGCCTCCGCACCCCCGAGCCGATATCCGCCCTGAAGCGGCGGATGCCCGGCATCTACGAGCAATTCCGGGAGATTACCGATCGATTGGAACGCCATTACCGGGACATGCAGGATATCGAGTTCACCGTGGAGCGGGGAACGCTGTACATTTTGCAAACCCGCTCGGGGAAACGGACTGCCCACGCCGCCGTCAAGATCGCGGTGGATCTGACGAAGGAGGGCATCATCGACAGGGAGACGGCTCTCCTGAGGGTGGACCCCGATCAGCTGAACCAGCTCCTCCACCGGCGCATCGATCCCGAAGCGCAGCTGGATGTGTTGACCAAGGGATTGCCCGCCTCGCCGGGAGCGGCGTCGGGAAAAGTGGTGTTTGATGCGGATACGGCGGAGCAGCTCGCCCGGGACGGGGAAAAGGTGATCCTCGTCCGTCCGGAAACCACGCCGGAGGACATTCACGGCATCCTGGCCTCCCAGGGGATTCTCACCAGCCGGGGAGGCATGACCAGCCATGCGGCGGTGGTGGCCCGGGGGATGGGGAAACCGTGCATCTGCGGCTGCGAGGAACTTCGCATCGACCTGCGCAAGAAGGAGTTCCGAGTCGGGGAAACGGTGGTTCGGGAAGGGGATCTTCTCTCCATCGACGGCGGAACCGGGCAGGTGATACGCGGGGAGGTGCCCCTGATCGATCCGGAACTTTCCGGGGAGTTTCAAGAGATCCTTGCCTGGGCCGACGAAATCCGCACCCTGAAGGTCCGGGCGAATGCGGACAATCCCGAAGACGCGGCCAAGGCTCGCCGGTTCGGCGCCGAGGGGATCGGGCTGTGCCGGACGGAGCACATGTTCATGGAGGCGAGCCGCGTTCCCATCGTCCAGGAGATGATCCTGGCGGAAACGCCGGAACAGCGGCAGGAGGCCCTGGACAAGCTGCTGCCGATGCAGTTGGAGGACTTTAAGGGCATCTTCAGGGAAATGGCGGGACTGCCGGTCACGATCCGCCTTCTGGATCCGCCCCTTCACGAGTTCCTCCCCAACCTCGAGGATCTGCTGGCCGAAGTGACCCGGCTGCGGTTGGATCCCGAATCGGATCCGCAGGAGTTGAAAAGCAAGGAAACTCTGCTCGGCAAAGTGAAAGCCCTTCATGAATTCAATCCGATGATGGGGCATCGCGGTTGCCGCCTGGGTTTGAGCCACCCGGAGATTTACGCGATGCAAGCGGAAGCCATTTTCCGGGCCGCGGCCGAACTGATCAAGGAAGGGGTCTCCGTTCAGCCGGAGGTGATGATCCCTCTCGTCGGCCATGTCAACGAGCTGAAGGAGCTTCGCCGCCTGGTGGAGGAGACGGCCCGCCGGGTGATGGAGGAGACCGGGTGCCAGATTTCCTATACCGTCGGCACCATGATCGAAGTGCCCCGGGCCGCGCTCACGGCGGATGCCATCGCCGAGGAAGCCGAGTTCTTCTCCTTCGGAACCAACGACTTGACCCAGATGACCTTCGCCTTCAGCCGGGACGACGCCGAAGGCAAGTTCCTGCACTCCTATCTCGACCGAAAGCTTCTGCCGGACAATCCCTTTATGACCCTGGATACCGAGGGTGTGGGCAAGTTGGTGCGGATGGGCGTCGAATTGGGCCGAAGGGTCAAACCGGAGTTGAAGGCGGGAATCTGCGGTGAGCACGGCGGTGACGCGCGTTCGATCGCTTTCTGCCATGAGGTGGGGCTTGATTATGTCAGCTGCTCCCCCTTCCGCATCCCGCCGGCCCGCCTGGCGGCGGCGCAGATCGCCGTTCAATCGTCCAGGAAGGCGCAACAAGGGTAA
- the dnaG gene encoding DNA primase — translation MVSVKGGPIPEEVIDRVREHYDIVDVVGRYVQLKKSGRNFFGLCPFHSEKTPSFSVSPEKQMYYCFGCGAGGNVIKFVMEMEQLSFVEAVRRLAEEASIPLPRSGMLSDPEDGPRKRMREALDWACRLYHHILLNTDQGRAAFRYLQDRGVSMETIKEFRLGFAPSSGNVLLRFLRRKGFSEKLLEEAGLVSSSDSDPPRFFDRFRGRVMFPIHDSQGRVIAFGGRILGDGQPKYLNSPETPLFHKGQHLFNLHRARRAIRKERQAVLFEGYMDVIAAWQAGIQTGVASLGTSLSEGQARAIRLCAENVVICYDADDAGQAAADRGLEMLKGQGCLVKVAQMPPGMDPDDFLRKRGAEAFREEVLAEALPLPAFKLEYLKKGFNLQDEGERMKYLTRALEVISDLSLAIERDHYLRRLADEFRLSLDALKQEQQRIWRRKKEKKRDKGGAKWNTEYHDAKHMVAQRRRPSAHEEAERQLVALMMRDRNVAERVRETVGAEFHVEEYAAIVAYLYAYYAEGHPADPSRFIHYVKDERLMSCISQLAMMDFPDSLSDEGVEDCIRTVRNYPLYMEMESVKRQIEQAERAGDIAKAVRLGAELYRLKKRVQVRP, via the coding sequence GTGGTATCGGTGAAGGGGGGGCCGATTCCCGAAGAAGTCATCGATCGCGTGCGGGAGCATTACGACATCGTGGATGTCGTGGGTCGATACGTGCAGCTCAAGAAAAGCGGCCGAAACTTTTTCGGCCTGTGCCCCTTTCATTCCGAGAAAACCCCTTCCTTTTCCGTTTCCCCGGAGAAGCAGATGTACTATTGCTTCGGATGCGGGGCGGGAGGAAATGTCATCAAATTCGTGATGGAGATGGAACAGTTGTCCTTTGTGGAAGCTGTTCGCCGCCTTGCGGAAGAAGCCTCCATTCCCCTTCCCCGGTCGGGAATGCTCTCCGATCCCGAGGACGGGCCGAGGAAGCGGATGCGTGAAGCCCTCGACTGGGCCTGCCGGTTGTACCATCACATCCTGCTGAACACGGATCAGGGCCGCGCCGCCTTCCGGTATCTCCAGGATCGCGGGGTGTCGATGGAAACGATCAAGGAATTCCGGCTGGGTTTCGCACCTTCTTCCGGCAATGTTCTCCTCCGCTTTTTAAGGCGAAAGGGCTTTTCGGAAAAGCTTCTGGAAGAGGCGGGTCTGGTGAGCTCCTCCGATTCTGACCCCCCGCGGTTTTTTGACCGCTTCCGCGGACGCGTCATGTTTCCCATCCACGATTCCCAGGGCAGAGTGATCGCCTTCGGCGGTCGCATCCTCGGCGACGGACAGCCCAAATATCTGAACAGCCCCGAAACGCCGCTCTTTCACAAAGGGCAGCACCTGTTCAATCTGCACCGGGCCCGCAGGGCGATCCGGAAGGAACGGCAGGCGGTGCTGTTCGAGGGGTACATGGATGTCATCGCGGCATGGCAGGCCGGCATTCAAACCGGGGTCGCCTCCTTGGGAACCTCCCTTTCCGAAGGCCAGGCTCGGGCGATTCGGCTGTGCGCCGAAAACGTGGTGATCTGCTATGACGCCGACGATGCCGGTCAAGCGGCGGCCGACCGGGGGCTGGAAATGTTGAAGGGGCAGGGTTGTCTCGTCAAGGTGGCTCAGATGCCCCCCGGGATGGATCCGGACGACTTCCTCCGCAAGCGCGGAGCGGAGGCCTTCCGGGAGGAAGTTCTTGCCGAGGCTCTTCCCCTTCCCGCCTTCAAGCTGGAATACCTGAAGAAGGGCTTCAACCTGCAGGATGAAGGGGAACGGATGAAGTATCTGACCCGCGCGCTCGAGGTGATCAGCGATCTTTCCCTCGCCATCGAGCGGGATCACTACCTCCGCCGCCTCGCCGACGAGTTTCGGTTGTCCCTTGATGCGCTGAAACAGGAGCAACAGCGCATATGGCGGCGCAAAAAGGAAAAAAAGAGGGATAAAGGGGGGGCGAAGTGGAATACTGAATATCACGATGCCAAACACATGGTCGCACAACGGCGCAGGCCGTCCGCCCACGAGGAGGCGGAAAGACAGCTGGTGGCCTTGATGATGCGCGATCGAAACGTGGCCGAACGGGTTCGCGAAACCGTCGGCGCCGAATTTCACGTTGAAGAGTATGCGGCGATTGTGGCATACCTGTACGCCTATTACGCCGAAGGCCATCCGGCCGATCCGTCCCGTTTCATTCATTATGTGAAAGACGAGCGTCTGATGAGTTGCATCAGCCAACTGGCGATGATGGATTTCCCGGATTCCTTGTCGGATGAAGGGGTCGAAGACTGCATCCGGACCGTGCGCAATTATCCTCTTTATATGGAGATGGAATCCGTTAAGCGCCAGATCGAGCAGGCAGAACGTGCCGGAGACATCGCGAAGGCCGTCCGGCTTGGTGCGGAGCTGTACCGGTTGAAAAAAAGAGTACAGGTGCGGCCTTGA